One region of Zingiber officinale cultivar Zhangliang chromosome 7B, Zo_v1.1, whole genome shotgun sequence genomic DNA includes:
- the LOC122004524 gene encoding glycine-rich cell wall structural protein-like — protein MGRSRATAKCLHAMGLVLTAVLLATVGVAQGRRLENERLLGGAGVGGGFGGGFGGGKGGGFGGGLGGGAGGGFGGGAGGGFGGGKGGGLGGGAGGGVGGGAGAGGGLRGGKGGGVGAGGGLGGGAGGGAGGGFGGGGGLGGGAGGGLGGGAGAGGGFGGGKGGGGGLGGGAGGGLGGGAGAGGGGGFGGGKGGGGLGGGAGGGLGGGKGGGFGGGAGGGAGGGLGGGVGGGAGGGAGGGVGGGAGGGLGGGAGGGAGGGVGGGAGGGLGGGAGGGAGGGLGGGVGGGAGGGLGGGAGGGGGFGGGGGGFGGGAGGGGGIGGGIGGGGGVGIGGGGF, from the coding sequence ATGGGGAGGAGTAGGGCAACTGCCAAGTGTTTGCATGCGATGGGGTTGGTGCTGACGGCCGTGCTGCTGGCCACCGTGGGTGTTGCTCAAGGTCGCCGCCTTGAGAATGAGCGCTTGCTTGGTGGCGCCGGGGTTGGAGGAGGCTTTGGTGGTGGGTTTGGAGGAGGTAAAGGTGGTGGGTTTGGTGGAGGCCTCGGCGGTGGTGCTGGCGGTGGATTCGGTGGCGGTGCTGGGGGTGGATTCGGGGGTGGTAAAGGTGGTGGACTTGGCGGAGGAGCTGGCGGTGGTGTTGGAGGAGGAGCTGGCGCCGGTGGTGGACTTAGAGGTGGTAAAGGCGGTGGTGTTGGAGCTGGTGGCGGACTTGGTGGAGGAGCTGGCGGCGGTGCTGGCGGTGGGTTTGGAGGTGGTGGAGGCCTTGGTGGAGGCGCTGGTGGTGGACTTGGTGGAGGAGCTGGTGCCGGTGGTGGATTTGGAGGTGGTAAAGGCGGCGGCGGAGGCCTTGGTGGAGGCGCCGGTGGTGGACTTGGTGGAGGAGCTGGTGCCGGTGGTGGTGGTGGATTTGGAGGAGGTAAAGGTGGAGGAGGGCTTGGCGGAGGCGCCGGTGGTGGCCTTGGGGGAGGCAAAGGTGGTGGGTTCGGTGGTGGAGCGGGAGGCGGAGCTGGCGGTGGTCTTGGAGGAGGAGTAGGTGGTGGTGCTGGAGGCGGAGCTGGCGGAGGAGTGGGTGGTGGTGCCGGAGGAGGACTAGGTGGTGGAGCGGGAGGCGGAGCTGGCGGAGGAGTAGGAGGTGGTGCCGGAGGTGGACTAGGTGGTGGAGCGGGAGGCGGAGCTGGCGGTGGTCTTGGAGGAGGAGTAGGTGGCGGTGCCGGAGGGGGACTTGGTGGTGGAGCTGGAGGTGGTGGAGGCTTTGGAGGTGGCGGAGGGGGCTTTGGAGGAGGagcaggaggaggaggtggaATAGGCGGTGGCATCGGTGGCGGCGGCGGTGTTGGCATCGGCGGCGGCGGTTTCTAA